From the genome of Naumannella halotolerans, one region includes:
- a CDS encoding TM0106 family RecB-like putative nuclease — protein MTRLLLDAYAARSCAVKTHNQFDRTISLPVVDLVEAANEEIVNEAFIGGTEHRRLACDELLGAITDSIDLRESTDRRAATAEAVHASTVLIVAPLLPSDLVGHRRGGPTALLRGPNRRDGSPGYYPVLTRFSKVLERLRQSKASESRRGSVVRLAPLGSPQFACSRGRADLSVRSRQQATLLEASHHWRMLQAAGWAPDSAGRAAIISTDDQGLIWVDLTQEFIRTYSASSETGWRLRSPLQRYDHEHDFRVRVAERALSRTGAADDPPPLVRPIRVRECDNCQWWQVCRDQLDSDDLSVRIDKAPLDVREIAALRTLGVETTHDLMNADLDLLKIDYLPRVRHRHGAERRIEMAARRARLLARGVELERITNGPIELPQADIEVDFDIETSRAERVYLWGFRVHDRGRDEPPTFVEFSAWHELDADAERELGARAMRWLRSLTDTGRSVRVYHYSDYEVVQLRRLAAEGDPDLRWGLEFAKDGFCDLFRVVADHFFGAHGLGLKTVATKGAGFHWRDADPGGLNSLTWFDTAAHAADPVERETARRRVLAYNEDDVIATFELRRWLREQ, from the coding sequence ATGACCCGCCTGCTGCTCGACGCCTACGCCGCCCGCTCGTGTGCGGTGAAGACCCACAACCAGTTCGACCGCACGATCTCGCTGCCGGTCGTCGACCTGGTCGAGGCGGCCAACGAGGAGATCGTCAACGAGGCGTTCATCGGTGGCACCGAGCATCGCCGGCTCGCCTGCGACGAACTGCTCGGCGCCATCACCGATTCGATCGATCTGCGCGAATCCACCGATCGGCGCGCTGCCACCGCCGAAGCGGTCCACGCGAGCACGGTGCTGATCGTCGCGCCGCTGCTGCCCAGTGATCTCGTCGGTCACCGCCGGGGAGGACCGACCGCGCTGTTGCGGGGTCCGAACCGGCGGGACGGATCACCTGGCTACTACCCGGTGCTGACGCGATTCAGCAAGGTGCTCGAACGATTGCGACAGTCGAAGGCAAGTGAGTCCCGCCGGGGTTCGGTGGTACGGCTGGCACCGCTGGGCTCGCCACAGTTCGCCTGTTCCCGCGGCCGCGCCGACCTTTCGGTACGGTCGCGCCAGCAGGCCACCTTGCTGGAGGCGAGCCACCACTGGCGGATGCTGCAGGCGGCGGGTTGGGCGCCTGACTCGGCCGGCCGGGCGGCCATCATCAGCACCGATGACCAAGGTCTGATCTGGGTCGACCTGACCCAGGAGTTCATCCGTACCTATTCGGCGAGCAGCGAGACCGGTTGGCGGTTGCGCAGCCCGCTGCAGCGCTATGACCACGAGCACGACTTCCGGGTACGGGTGGCCGAGCGGGCACTGTCCCGTACCGGCGCCGCCGACGACCCACCACCGCTGGTCCGCCCGATCCGGGTCCGCGAATGCGACAACTGCCAATGGTGGCAGGTCTGCCGCGACCAGTTGGATTCCGATGACCTGTCGGTACGGATCGACAAGGCCCCGCTGGATGTGCGGGAGATCGCGGCCTTGCGCACCCTCGGGGTGGAGACGACCCACGACCTGATGAACGCCGATCTCGACCTGTTGAAGATCGACTACCTGCCCCGGGTCCGGCACCGCCACGGTGCCGAACGCCGGATCGAGATGGCCGCCCGGCGGGCCCGTCTGCTCGCCCGCGGGGTGGAGCTGGAGCGGATCACCAACGGTCCGATCGAGCTCCCGCAGGCCGATATCGAGGTCGACTTCGACATCGAGACCTCCCGCGCCGAACGTGTCTATCTGTGGGGTTTCCGGGTCCACGACCGCGGCCGTGACGAGCCACCGACCTTCGTCGAGTTCTCCGCCTGGCACGAACTGGACGCCGACGCCGAACGTGAGCTCGGCGCCCGCGCCATGCGGTGGCTGCGCTCGTTGACCGACACCGGTCGTTCGGTCCGGGTCTACCACTACTCCGACTACGAGGTGGTCCAGTTGCGACGGCTGGCCGCCGAGGGCGATCCTGACCTGCGTTGGGGGCTGGAGTTCGCCAAGGACGGTTTCTGCGACCTGTTCCGGGTGGTCGCCGACCACTTCTTCGGCGCCCACGGGCTGGGCCTGAAGACCGTTGCCACCAAGGGCGCCGGTTTCCACTGGCGCGACGCCGATCCGGGCGGGCTGAACTCGCTGACCTGGTTCGACACCGCCGCCCATGCCGCCGACCCGGTCGAGCGGGAGACCGCCCGCCGACGGGTGCTGGCCTACAACGAGGACGACGTGATCGCGACCTTCGAGCTGCGCCGATGGCTGCGGGAACAGTGA
- the poxB gene encoding ubiquinone-dependent pyruvate dehydrogenase gives MATAADHIVDTLAASGVKRVYGIPGDSLNGFTDSLRREKTIDWVHVRHEEAAAFAAAADAAVTGELAVCAGSCGPGNLHLINGLYDAHRSRVPVLAIAAQIPSEEIGSNYFQETRPEQLFADCSVFTAHVAHAEQLPRMLRLAMRAAVQQRGVAVLVIPGDVALAELEAETQTVVRAESVTSPSLTEVARAADILNGAKNVTILAGAGCADAHTELLEIAGRLQAPVVHALRGKEYVEHDNPYDVGMTGLLGFSSGYRAMESADALLVLGSDLPYQQFYPTAKVVQVDIRGENLGRRTPIDVGLVGDVAATVKELLPLVKGNRSDAHLKRMTKHYQRTRQDLDELAAPSRRGRPIHPQYLTRLLNQGAADDAVFLPDVGSPVVWAARYLTMNGRRRLIGSFSHGSMANALSQAIGAQAAEPQRQVIALTGDGGLTMLLGELITLTQNKLPVKVVVYNNSSLNFVELEMKAAGIVNFGTELVNPDFATMAEAMGIHGRRVTESKQLPKAVDDFLAHPGPALLDVVTERQELSMPPAVTAAQAKGFALYAIRTVLSGKGDELIDLARTNLRQVF, from the coding sequence ATGGCAACCGCAGCCGACCACATTGTCGACACCTTGGCAGCGAGTGGGGTGAAGCGGGTCTATGGCATTCCCGGCGACTCCCTGAACGGTTTCACCGACAGTCTGCGCCGGGAGAAGACGATCGACTGGGTGCACGTGCGGCACGAGGAGGCCGCGGCGTTCGCCGCCGCCGCCGATGCCGCGGTGACCGGGGAGCTGGCCGTCTGTGCCGGTAGTTGCGGCCCGGGCAACCTGCATCTGATCAACGGTCTCTACGATGCCCATCGCTCCCGGGTACCGGTACTGGCGATCGCTGCCCAGATCCCCAGCGAGGAGATCGGGTCGAACTACTTCCAGGAGACCCGGCCCGAGCAGCTCTTCGCCGACTGCAGCGTCTTCACCGCCCACGTCGCCCACGCCGAGCAACTGCCTCGGATGTTGCGGCTGGCCATGCGGGCGGCCGTCCAGCAGCGGGGGGTCGCGGTGCTGGTGATCCCCGGTGATGTCGCCCTGGCCGAGTTGGAGGCCGAGACGCAGACGGTGGTCCGGGCCGAATCGGTCACCAGCCCGTCATTGACCGAGGTGGCCCGCGCAGCCGACATCCTGAACGGTGCGAAGAACGTCACCATCCTTGCCGGCGCCGGGTGCGCCGATGCGCACACCGAGCTGCTGGAGATCGCCGGCCGGTTGCAGGCGCCGGTGGTGCATGCCCTGCGGGGCAAGGAGTATGTCGAGCACGACAATCCCTACGACGTCGGTATGACCGGCCTGCTCGGATTCTCCTCCGGTTATCGCGCGATGGAATCGGCGGACGCGCTGCTGGTCCTCGGCAGCGACCTGCCGTACCAGCAGTTCTATCCGACCGCGAAGGTGGTCCAGGTCGACATCCGCGGTGAGAACCTCGGACGGCGTACCCCGATCGACGTCGGCCTGGTCGGTGACGTCGCAGCGACCGTGAAGGAACTGCTGCCGCTGGTGAAGGGCAATCGGTCGGATGCGCATCTGAAGCGGATGACCAAGCACTACCAGCGCACCCGCCAGGACCTCGACGAACTGGCCGCACCGAGCCGGCGTGGACGACCGATCCACCCGCAGTACCTGACTCGGTTGCTGAACCAGGGCGCCGCGGACGATGCGGTGTTCCTGCCCGACGTGGGTTCCCCGGTGGTGTGGGCGGCCCGCTACCTGACCATGAACGGTCGCCGGCGGCTGATCGGATCCTTCAGCCACGGGTCGATGGCCAATGCACTGTCCCAGGCGATCGGCGCTCAGGCCGCGGAGCCGCAGCGACAGGTGATCGCGCTGACCGGTGATGGTGGCCTGACCATGCTGCTGGGTGAGTTGATCACCCTCACCCAGAACAAGCTGCCGGTGAAGGTGGTGGTCTACAACAACTCGTCGCTGAACTTCGTCGAGCTGGAGATGAAGGCGGCCGGCATCGTCAACTTCGGCACCGAACTGGTCAATCCCGATTTCGCGACCATGGCTGAGGCGATGGGTATCCACGGCCGGCGGGTGACCGAGTCGAAGCAACTGCCGAAGGCGGTCGACGATTTCCTCGCCCACCCCGGCCCGGCCCTGCTCGACGTCGTCACCGAGCGTCAGGAGCTGTCGATGCCACCGGCGGTGACCGCGGCACAGGCGAAGGGATTCGCGCTCTATGCGATCCGGACCGTGCTCAGCGGCAAGGGCGATGAGCTGATCGATCTGGCGCGGACGAACCTGCGTCAGGTCTTCTGA
- the menD gene encoding 2-succinyl-5-enolpyruvyl-6-hydroxy-3-cyclohexene-1-carboxylic-acid synthase, with protein sequence MATAIETAKIICAELINSGVRDFVLAPGSRNAPFGFAAFAAEQRGEIRLHVRIDERSAGFTALGLSVGTDSPVVVITTSGTAVANLHPAVLEAAHAGRPLIVISADRPATLIGSGANQTTVQQGIFGAALRGIWQLADADDQPEHWRSAVRRAVVAATGVRDRSPGPVQLNVALRPPLVPGAADHDPVDAGRFEGQSLPPPVPAAVDVAARSVVVAGDASAPTGRQAVELAQATGLPLLAEPSSNARRGPAIGTYRLLLPGFAPEIEQVICFGHPTLSRPVQQLLARTDLELIMVTETAQWIDPGLAVDRVVDAVQPRGQGDPQWLARWQGADRELRRRITAEESAAGTELGGARTASIFWSVLAGLAEEQLVVLGSSQLIRDVDLAPVGPHAPRVHANRGLAGIDGTVSTAVGLALGAGHAVHALLGDLTFLHDLNGLLIGPEEPRPEVRFVVVNDDGGAIFGTLEQGAVEHADAFERIFGAPHGSGLAQLVEGYRARYRRVDTATDLAAELRRPVHGIEVLEVVVDRSERRAEQQRLQDLGAQITLSAN encoded by the coding sequence GTGGCAACCGCAATCGAGACGGCCAAGATCATCTGTGCGGAGTTGATCAACTCCGGGGTGCGCGATTTCGTCCTCGCCCCGGGTTCGCGCAATGCACCGTTCGGCTTCGCGGCCTTCGCCGCCGAGCAGCGCGGCGAGATCCGGCTCCATGTGCGGATCGACGAACGCTCGGCCGGTTTCACCGCGCTCGGTCTCAGCGTAGGCACCGATTCCCCGGTGGTGGTGATCACCACCTCCGGTACGGCGGTGGCGAATCTGCACCCGGCCGTGCTGGAGGCAGCCCATGCGGGGCGGCCGTTGATCGTCATCAGTGCCGATCGACCTGCCACGCTGATCGGATCGGGTGCCAACCAGACCACGGTGCAGCAGGGGATCTTCGGCGCTGCCCTGCGCGGGATCTGGCAGCTCGCCGATGCCGACGACCAGCCCGAGCACTGGCGCTCGGCGGTCCGCCGGGCCGTGGTGGCGGCGACCGGGGTACGCGACCGCAGCCCCGGCCCGGTGCAGCTGAACGTCGCGTTGCGCCCGCCCCTGGTGCCGGGCGCAGCTGATCATGACCCGGTCGATGCGGGTCGTTTCGAGGGGCAGTCCCTGCCGCCGCCCGTACCGGCAGCCGTTGACGTCGCCGCACGGTCGGTGGTCGTCGCCGGTGACGCCTCGGCACCGACCGGCCGGCAGGCGGTCGAGTTGGCCCAGGCAACCGGTCTGCCGCTGCTGGCCGAGCCCTCCAGCAATGCCCGCCGGGGACCGGCGATCGGGACCTACCGGTTGCTGCTGCCCGGATTCGCGCCGGAGATCGAGCAGGTGATCTGCTTCGGCCATCCCACCTTGTCCCGACCGGTGCAGCAGTTGCTGGCGCGTACCGACCTGGAACTGATCATGGTCACCGAGACGGCCCAGTGGATCGATCCCGGGCTGGCGGTCGACCGGGTCGTCGACGCAGTGCAACCGCGCGGCCAGGGGGACCCGCAATGGCTGGCCCGGTGGCAGGGCGCCGATCGTGAACTGCGCCGGCGGATCACCGCCGAGGAGTCCGCGGCGGGTACCGAACTCGGCGGGGCGCGGACGGCATCGATCTTCTGGTCGGTGCTCGCCGGCCTGGCCGAGGAACAGCTCGTGGTGCTCGGCTCCTCCCAGCTGATCCGCGATGTCGATCTTGCTCCGGTCGGGCCACATGCACCGCGGGTGCATGCCAACCGCGGACTGGCCGGGATCGACGGGACCGTCTCCACCGCCGTCGGTCTGGCGCTGGGGGCCGGTCACGCAGTGCACGCCCTGCTGGGCGACCTGACCTTCCTGCACGACCTCAACGGCCTGCTGATCGGCCCCGAGGAACCGCGTCCGGAGGTGCGGTTCGTCGTGGTGAACGACGACGGAGGAGCCATCTTCGGCACCCTCGAGCAGGGGGCTGTTGAACACGCGGATGCCTTCGAGCGGATCTTCGGCGCTCCCCACGGGTCTGGGTTGGCGCAACTGGTCGAGGGCTACCGGGCGCGCTACCGCCGGGTCGACACCGCCACCGACCTGGCCGCCGAACTGCGCCGACCTGTCCACGGGATCGAGGTGCTGGAGGTGGTGGTGGACCGCTCCGAACGCCGCGCCGAACAGCAGCGACTGCAGGATCTGGGCGCGCAGATCACGCTCTCGGCGAACTGA
- a CDS encoding o-succinylbenzoate synthase, whose product MEHHELTWRLDMSLRFRGITTREGMLLRGRRGWGEWSPFLDYDGPELVPWLAAAHEAAEEDWPTPCRDSVPVNVTVPAVGPERAAAIVADSGCRTAKVKVAEAGQGFAEDLDRVTAVRSALGPHGAVRLDANGAWTVEQAAEAIGRLRHLDVEYVEQPCRSVTELAELRRRLARHGIDVAIAADESIRRSGDPERVAELEAADVAVLKVQPLGGVRACLELAERLGLPVVVSSALESSVGLAAGVVLAAALPRLPFACGLNTSALLIGDLVSEPLATVDGRIEVQQALVMREKVDPSLCLAGPADAERWRHRLGATSRLSRIGAGQ is encoded by the coding sequence GTGGAACACCACGAGTTGACCTGGCGTCTGGACATGTCGCTCCGATTCCGCGGCATCACCACCCGGGAGGGGATGTTGCTGCGCGGGCGCCGGGGTTGGGGCGAGTGGAGCCCCTTCCTGGACTACGACGGCCCCGAGCTGGTGCCGTGGCTGGCTGCCGCACACGAGGCCGCCGAGGAGGACTGGCCGACCCCGTGTCGCGACAGTGTCCCGGTGAATGTGACCGTACCGGCGGTCGGGCCCGAGCGGGCCGCGGCGATCGTCGCCGACTCCGGGTGCCGGACCGCGAAGGTGAAGGTGGCCGAGGCCGGGCAGGGCTTCGCCGAGGACCTCGACCGGGTCACCGCGGTCCGCTCGGCCCTGGGCCCGCACGGTGCGGTACGCCTCGATGCCAACGGCGCCTGGACCGTCGAGCAGGCCGCCGAGGCGATCGGCCGGCTGCGGCACCTGGACGTTGAGTACGTCGAACAACCCTGCCGCAGCGTCACCGAGCTCGCCGAGTTGCGACGTCGGCTGGCACGCCACGGGATCGACGTGGCCATCGCCGCCGACGAGTCGATCCGTCGCAGTGGTGACCCCGAGCGGGTGGCCGAGCTCGAAGCCGCCGATGTGGCGGTGTTGAAGGTGCAGCCCCTCGGTGGGGTACGGGCCTGTCTGGAACTCGCCGAGCGTCTGGGGCTGCCGGTGGTCGTCTCCAGCGCCTTGGAGTCCTCGGTCGGTCTGGCCGCCGGGGTGGTCCTGGCAGCAGCCCTGCCGAGGCTCCCGTTCGCCTGCGGGCTGAACACCTCGGCGCTGTTGATCGGTGACCTGGTGAGCGAACCACTGGCCACCGTCGACGGCCGGATCGAGGTGCAGCAGGCACTGGTGATGCGGGAGAAGGTCGATCCGTCGCTGTGCCTGGCCGGCCCGGCGGATGCCGAACGCTGGCGACATCGGCTCGGTGCGACGAGTCGGCTGAGCCGGATCGGGGCGGGGCAGTAG
- a CDS encoding AMP-binding protein yields the protein MLTVDATHPDLLVPALRRTLAGGPALLPLPSGTTAARAITGAVRPAEPAAPGTVIVTTSGSTGQPKGICLSAAAITASAESTLRSLGGPGAWHLALPAHYVAGLMVIARAIVSDAQVLTVRSDLDDLHPVAGGRNYLSIVPTQAARALQQPAVLERLAAFDAVLLGGGAAGGELLDRLTAQGVRVRTTYGMSETCGGCVYDGSPLDITEVRIGAGQRIELRGPMLFDGYRLQPELTARVLADGWFVTSDRGELAGDRLRVLGRVDDVVISGGVNVDLARLQTRLDGLTTDGLGPGRAVALGVPDPEWGQRVVVATTAPIGLTALRDRLTDLVEPAALPRGLGRVDELPLLSSGKPDRRSLIENWPMIEEERR from the coding sequence GTGCTGACGGTCGACGCCACCCATCCGGATCTGCTGGTTCCGGCATTGCGGCGCACCCTGGCCGGTGGTCCGGCGTTGCTCCCGCTGCCGTCCGGAACCACTGCAGCGCGGGCGATCACCGGTGCGGTACGGCCGGCCGAACCCGCCGCTCCCGGCACGGTGATCGTCACCACCTCCGGATCCACCGGGCAGCCGAAGGGGATCTGTCTGTCCGCCGCAGCGATCACCGCCTCGGCAGAGTCGACCCTGCGCAGTCTGGGCGGTCCGGGTGCCTGGCATCTCGCGCTGCCCGCGCACTACGTGGCCGGGTTGATGGTGATCGCCCGGGCGATCGTCTCGGATGCACAGGTGCTCACCGTGCGCAGTGACCTCGACGACCTCCACCCCGTCGCCGGTGGCCGCAACTATCTGTCGATCGTCCCCACCCAGGCCGCCCGTGCCCTGCAGCAGCCCGCCGTACTGGAGCGGTTGGCGGCCTTCGACGCCGTCCTCCTCGGTGGCGGCGCAGCCGGCGGCGAACTGCTGGACAGATTGACCGCACAAGGGGTGCGGGTACGCACCACCTATGGCATGTCGGAGACCTGCGGAGGGTGTGTGTACGACGGTTCACCGTTGGACATCACCGAGGTACGGATCGGTGCCGGGCAGCGGATCGAACTACGCGGGCCGATGCTGTTCGACGGGTATCGACTGCAGCCCGAACTGACCGCCCGGGTCCTGGCCGATGGCTGGTTCGTCACCAGCGATCGCGGTGAACTGGCCGGTGACCGGCTGCGCGTCCTCGGTCGGGTCGACGACGTGGTGATCTCCGGCGGGGTGAACGTCGACCTCGCCCGGTTGCAGACCCGGCTGGACGGCCTGACCACCGACGGCCTGGGCCCCGGCCGGGCAGTCGCCCTGGGGGTTCCCGACCCCGAATGGGGTCAGCGGGTGGTGGTCGCCACGACCGCTCCGATCGGGCTGACAGCACTGCGGGACCGACTGACCGACCTCGTCGAGCCGGCTGCCCTGCCCCGTGGGCTCGGCCGGGTCGACGAGCTACCGTTGCTCAGCAGCGGGAAACCCGACCGCCGGTCCTTGATCGAGAACTGGCCGATGATCGAGGAGGAACGCCGGTGA
- a CDS encoding 1,4-dihydroxy-2-naphthoate polyprenyltransferase has translation MSRSATLADWVEGARLRTLPAAISPVAAGTGLAIFHDAFDPLLALLCLLLALSLQVGVNYANDYSDGIRGTDAERVGPLRLVGSGLVEPRRVKFAAFGCFALGALTGLVITAVTGWWWLLIIGAFSILAAWYYTGGSRPYGYSGLGEVFVFVFFGLVATSGTALVQTGFGAAVIGQCLLASTAIGLLACAILMANNIRDIAGDAEAGKHTLAVRLGERRARLGYLIMVVIAALCCVWLAGSTTWWALLSLIFCVVVAPGTRRLLRGAGGRELIGVLKATGIAELVCALGLLAGLLLGSL, from the coding sequence GTGAGCCGGTCTGCGACCCTGGCCGACTGGGTGGAGGGGGCGCGCCTGCGTACCCTGCCGGCGGCGATCTCACCGGTGGCCGCCGGTACCGGCCTGGCGATCTTCCACGACGCCTTCGATCCGCTGCTGGCGCTGTTGTGCCTGCTCCTGGCCCTCTCCCTGCAGGTGGGGGTGAACTATGCCAACGACTACTCCGACGGGATCCGCGGGACCGACGCCGAGCGGGTCGGGCCGCTGCGGTTGGTCGGTTCGGGTCTGGTGGAACCCCGCCGGGTGAAGTTCGCCGCCTTCGGCTGTTTCGCGCTCGGCGCGCTGACCGGACTGGTGATCACCGCGGTGACCGGCTGGTGGTGGTTGCTGATCATCGGCGCGTTCTCGATCCTGGCTGCCTGGTACTACACCGGCGGATCGCGCCCGTACGGTTACTCGGGTCTGGGTGAGGTGTTCGTCTTCGTTTTCTTCGGGCTGGTCGCGACCTCCGGGACGGCACTGGTGCAGACCGGGTTCGGCGCCGCGGTGATCGGGCAGTGCCTGCTCGCCTCGACCGCGATCGGGCTGCTCGCCTGCGCGATCCTGATGGCGAACAACATCCGCGACATCGCCGGGGACGCCGAGGCGGGCAAACACACCCTGGCGGTACGACTGGGCGAGCGCCGAGCACGGCTCGGGTACCTGATCATGGTCGTCATCGCGGCACTGTGCTGCGTCTGGCTGGCCGGGTCGACCACCTGGTGGGCGCTGCTCTCACTGATCTTCTGTGTGGTGGTCGCGCCCGGTACGCGGCGGTTGCTGCGGGGTGCCGGCGGCAGGGAACTGATCGGGGTGCTGAAGGCGACCGGGATCGCCGAACTGGTCTGCGCCCTCGGCCTGCTGGCCGGTCTTCTCCTCGGCTCCCTCTGA
- the mobA gene encoding molybdenum cofactor guanylyltransferase yields MAQTRALVLTGGESSRMGRHKPAIEVDGTSLVERVLLAAFAYRPVVVGRPDGVVSAPVIPDTEPGAGPVAGIATGLEHLGAELDDTDRLLVLAADLPLLTAHHLRRLVDAEADCVVTSSNGRLQWLCACWQVGLLRRQLAATPPAGRSVRSLAAGVAPLIVTDTDQVALDVDTPDDLQQLIERDPGESD; encoded by the coding sequence ATGGCACAGACCCGAGCCCTGGTCCTGACCGGTGGCGAGTCCTCCCGGATGGGCCGGCACAAACCGGCGATCGAGGTCGACGGCACGTCCCTGGTGGAGCGCGTCCTGCTGGCTGCCTTCGCCTACCGGCCGGTGGTGGTCGGCCGGCCCGACGGGGTGGTCAGCGCCCCGGTGATCCCCGACACCGAACCGGGCGCCGGGCCGGTCGCCGGGATCGCCACCGGGCTGGAACATCTCGGCGCCGAGCTGGACGACACCGACCGGTTGCTGGTGCTGGCCGCCGATCTGCCGCTGCTCACCGCGCACCACCTCCGGCGGCTGGTCGACGCCGAGGCGGACTGCGTCGTCACCTCCAGCAACGGACGCCTGCAATGGCTGTGCGCCTGTTGGCAGGTCGGGCTGCTGCGACGGCAACTGGCCGCCACACCGCCGGCCGGTCGATCGGTGCGCTCGTTGGCCGCAGGCGTGGCGCCACTGATCGTCACCGACACCGATCAGGTCGCACTCGACGTGGACACTCCCGACGATCTGCAGCAGTTGATCGAACGCGATCCCGGCGAGAGCGACTGA